The Nitrospira sp. genome window below encodes:
- a CDS encoding IS3 family transposase, with product MQVRFGEERLGDSATTPGLSLHCRPRKGGCLAVLLDLYSRRVVGWAMSQRITVELTEQALTMALAKRAPTAGLLHHSDRGSQYAATSYQRVLNEYGLIPSMSRKGNCWDNACVESFFGTLKRELVYHRQYATRSEATQDIFEYIEVFYNRQRRHSTLGYHSPAEYEARAAVA from the coding sequence GTGCAAGTCCGGTTCGGGGAGGAGAGACTGGGAGATAGTGCGACTACGCCCGGTCTCTCACTCCACTGCCGACCGCGGAAGGGTGGCTGTCTGGCCGTCCTGCTGGATCTGTACTCACGCCGAGTGGTCGGCTGGGCCATGAGCCAGCGGATCACGGTCGAGCTGACCGAGCAGGCGCTCACCATGGCACTGGCAAAGCGGGCTCCCACGGCAGGGCTTCTCCACCATTCTGACCGAGGGAGTCAGTATGCCGCCACGAGCTACCAACGGGTCCTGAATGAATACGGTCTCATTCCCAGCATGAGTCGCAAAGGCAATTGCTGGGACAACGCCTGTGTGGAGAGCTTCTTCGGAACATTGAAGCGGGAACTCGTGTACCATCGGCAGTACGCGACGCGGAGCGAGGCGACACAGGACATCTTCGAGTATATCGAGGTGTTCTATAATCGGCAGCGGCGCCACTCGACCCTCGGCTATCACTCCCCAGCCGAGTACGAAGCAAGGGCCGCTGTCGCGTAA
- the ltrA gene encoding group II intron reverse transcriptase/maturase — translation MQRKLATWSTENPERKFDRLLRLIADRAWLAEAARITLASSGARTPGVDGVDKTMMTETLHQELATIRAELLAGSYTPLPARRVYIPKANGTLRPLGIPSLRDRVVQRAMLMAMEPIWESDFHRASYGFRPARSVHHAIRTVKLQLQESDEQRAAGRWVIEGDLASYFETVHHRLLLKAVRKRIADQRFLALLWTCIKAGCVDRGLFCAASEGVPQGGVISPLLSNIMLHEFDAWMEANYLSKKVRKDRWAWNFGILKQRPIAVRENRQWKPGVSYCRYADDFVVVVKGTKTHAEALREACRTFLEGTLKLTLNMEKTHITHVNDGVVFLGHRIIRKRGPRGQLRPVTTIPWEKYRGFTAKLVKELSGNYSGNGMDLMERLNRTLSGWANFYRYTDYTATIFNRVDRTVFWKLGHWLARKYRRGFPSLMREHVRAPEPGRATTWVLKGQNSRGWYGEQALRRLVTSRKGQFRWRTPEGNPYLIRDEHRTFLESRYADVAVALRNA, via the coding sequence ATGCAACGCAAGCTGGCAACGTGGTCAACGGAGAACCCCGAACGTAAGTTCGATCGACTCCTGAGACTGATTGCTGATCGAGCATGGCTGGCAGAAGCCGCGCGCATCACGCTCGCATCCAGTGGTGCGCGAACGCCGGGCGTCGATGGGGTCGACAAGACCATGATGACGGAAACCCTTCATCAGGAACTGGCGACGATCCGTGCCGAATTGTTAGCGGGCTCCTATACGCCGCTCCCTGCACGGCGCGTGTACATCCCCAAGGCGAACGGCACGTTGAGGCCCTTAGGGATCCCCAGTCTGCGGGATCGAGTGGTCCAGAGAGCGATGCTGATGGCCATGGAGCCGATATGGGAGAGTGATTTCCATCGGGCATCCTATGGCTTCAGGCCTGCCCGAAGTGTGCACCATGCGATACGAACGGTCAAATTGCAGCTGCAGGAAAGTGACGAACAAAGAGCGGCGGGTCGTTGGGTGATCGAGGGCGACCTCGCCAGCTACTTTGAGACTGTCCATCACCGCCTGCTGCTGAAAGCTGTCCGCAAACGTATTGCTGATCAGCGCTTCCTGGCCCTGCTGTGGACGTGCATCAAAGCAGGGTGTGTTGATCGGGGTCTCTTTTGCGCCGCGAGCGAAGGTGTTCCACAAGGGGGAGTTATCTCTCCGCTGCTATCCAACATCATGTTGCATGAATTCGATGCTTGGATGGAAGCGAACTACCTGAGTAAGAAGGTGCGTAAGGACCGATGGGCATGGAACTTCGGCATTCTCAAGCAGCGACCGATTGCTGTACGAGAGAACCGGCAGTGGAAACCAGGCGTCTCCTACTGTCGCTATGCGGATGATTTCGTCGTGGTCGTAAAAGGAACCAAAACGCACGCAGAGGCACTACGCGAAGCGTGCCGGACGTTTCTGGAAGGGACGCTCAAGCTCACGTTGAATATGGAGAAGACCCATATCACCCACGTGAACGACGGCGTGGTCTTCCTCGGCCACCGCATCATCCGCAAGCGGGGCCCACGAGGTCAGCTGCGACCGGTCACGACGATCCCATGGGAGAAGTACCGAGGCTTCACGGCCAAGCTGGTCAAGGAACTGTCTGGCAATTACAGCGGGAACGGCATGGACCTGATGGAACGCCTGAACCGGACACTCTCGGGATGGGCGAACTTCTATCGATACACTGACTATACGGCGACCATCTTTAACCGAGTGGACCGAACCGTCTTCTGGAAGCTCGGACATTGGCTCGCGCGCAAGTATCGGCGAGGATTCCCGAGCCTGATGCGTGAACACGTCCGGGCACCAGAACCGGGGCGCGCCACCACATGGGTACTGAAGGGACAGAATAGTCGTGGGTGGTATGGCGAACAGGCGCTTCGACGCCTGGTCACCAGCCGCAAAGGTCAGTTCAGGTGGCGGACCCCAGAAGGGAACCCGTACCTGATTCGCGACGAGCATCGCACGTTCCTCGAATCGCGCTACGCTGACGTGGCTGTTGCGTTACGCAACGCTTGA
- a CDS encoding IS3 family transposase, whose protein sequence is MRYRVIQEHDRRYPIRLMCRALAVSAAGYYAWRIRPESARSVSDRTTLSVIRVIHGESRETYGSPRIWKALVTQGHRIGEHRVARLMRQDGIRAKTVTKWRATTQSQHRFPVAANILERAFTVEAPNRVWAGDITYGTPSQRSPPVWD, encoded by the coding sequence ATGAGATACCGAGTCATTCAGGAACACGACCGTCGCTATCCGATCCGATTGATGTGTCGAGCCTTGGCCGTCTCGGCAGCGGGCTATTATGCCTGGCGTATACGGCCAGAGAGTGCCCGGTCAGTGTCGGACCGGACGACTCTCTCCGTCATCCGGGTGATCCATGGAGAATCCCGCGAAACCTACGGGAGTCCCCGTATCTGGAAGGCTCTGGTCACACAGGGGCACCGCATTGGTGAGCATCGCGTGGCCCGGCTGATGCGCCAGGACGGGATTCGAGCCAAGACGGTGACGAAATGGCGGGCCACCACCCAATCCCAGCATCGGTTTCCCGTAGCCGCGAATATCCTTGAGCGGGCCTTCACCGTCGAAGCGCCCAACCGAGTGTGGGCGGGGGATATCACGTACGGTACGCCCAGCCAACGAAGCCCGCCTGTCTGGGACTGA
- a CDS encoding transposase produces the protein MKSEDRMSTKTRRQYTEEFKTEAVRLVRDSARPVAHVARDLGIADHLLYRWRAEQQQAEHQGHTRQSMRAEQEELARLRRENATLKQERDFLKRAAAFFAKESR, from the coding sequence ATGAAATCGGAGGACAGGATGAGCACCAAGACCAGACGGCAGTATACGGAAGAGTTTAAGACAGAAGCAGTTCGGTTGGTCCGAGACTCGGCCCGACCAGTTGCGCACGTCGCCAGAGATTTGGGCATTGCCGACCATCTGCTCTACCGCTGGCGGGCGGAGCAGCAACAGGCCGAACACCAGGGCCACACGCGGCAGTCGATGCGAGCAGAACAAGAGGAACTCGCCCGGTTGAGACGAGAGAATGCAACTTTGAAGCAGGAGCGGGATTTTTTAAAGCGTGCGGCGGCGTTCTTCGCGAAGGAGTCGCGATGA
- a CDS encoding DUF3024 domain-containing protein, whose amino-acid sequence MPFSELELKRIEQIVGVFCVKHSPVHLRDRLHITYAVKGHEVVIVERRPRWDNESEWTESPVAKFKFIRSANKWRLYWMRADMKWHEYPGLSSSNRLDELVQAIDDDPLACFFG is encoded by the coding sequence ATGCCCTTCAGTGAACTCGAACTCAAGCGAATCGAGCAGATAGTGGGTGTCTTTTGTGTTAAGCACAGCCCGGTCCATCTCAGAGACAGGCTACACATCACGTATGCAGTGAAAGGCCATGAGGTTGTCATTGTGGAGCGGAGGCCTCGGTGGGACAATGAGTCCGAATGGACAGAATCACCGGTGGCGAAGTTCAAGTTTATTCGATCGGCCAACAAATGGCGGCTGTACTGGATGCGGGCCGATATGAAATGGCACGAATATCCCGGGCTTTCATCGAGCAATCGTCTCGACGAGTTAGTCCAAGCGATCGACGACGACCCACTGGCCTGTTTTTTCGGCTGA
- a CDS encoding B12-binding domain-containing radical SAM protein — MRVFLIHVRDPQFYALPAKTRAANGHIRVMGFPPIGIMSLSSVIKQAGHECVMFDQANPDTPNQVIIDQINREQPALVGLSFLSTTSYPYAKMLAREIRATNQKVKLAFGGVFATLNASLVKLQCPEVDFVCRGDGEQLLLDLLANLDNPQDVASLTWMKNGQVVQNPNRAMERQLDQWPFPDRESLQLDYVESMPLDVPVVLSMRRFTTMQTSRGCPWPCIFCDIPIFNEGKWRARSPQHVVAELKYLEGLGYESVGFVDDHFLLQPKRIEAICNGIMEEKLSIRWGIEGRVDSVAQHLFPAMAKANCGAMMFGIESGSQKILDRLKKEQTLDQVTTAVKNAKKAGVEIVHGFFTVGNPDETIEDMEATFDFASKLPLDTFGFNRLCVYRGTPLWQEYVKRGLVNETTDWYKYFKCSEIDPTCLSGETINRVRQDGIKKLFGYKLIHYPRQTFQLLRRFFRYMPIGDVLYLLLKPFMGQKKGATKAEVVSRLVEHADMKDAAAQLTQVADDMLHNVFEASRLERLRIQQAAEGSRELPMIQPR, encoded by the coding sequence CTGCGAGTTTTTCTCATCCACGTTCGCGATCCACAATTCTACGCCCTGCCTGCGAAAACACGTGCCGCAAACGGCCATATTCGCGTGATGGGGTTTCCCCCCATCGGCATCATGTCGCTGTCGTCCGTCATCAAGCAGGCGGGCCATGAATGCGTGATGTTCGATCAGGCGAACCCCGACACCCCGAACCAGGTCATCATTGACCAGATCAATCGAGAACAACCGGCGCTCGTCGGCCTCAGTTTTCTCAGTACCACCAGCTATCCCTACGCCAAAATGCTCGCGCGTGAAATCCGTGCGACCAATCAAAAGGTCAAGCTCGCGTTCGGCGGCGTGTTCGCCACCCTGAACGCCTCGTTAGTAAAATTGCAGTGCCCTGAAGTGGACTTTGTCTGTCGTGGAGACGGCGAGCAATTGCTGCTCGATCTGCTCGCAAACCTCGACAACCCCCAAGATGTCGCCAGCCTGACGTGGATGAAAAACGGCCAGGTCGTCCAAAACCCCAACCGCGCCATGGAGCGGCAGCTGGATCAATGGCCCTTCCCGGATCGTGAGAGCCTGCAACTCGACTATGTCGAGTCCATGCCGCTGGATGTCCCGGTCGTGCTCTCGATGAGACGATTCACGACGATGCAAACATCTCGGGGCTGCCCCTGGCCCTGTATTTTCTGCGACATCCCGATCTTTAACGAGGGGAAGTGGCGTGCCCGCAGCCCACAACATGTGGTCGCGGAACTCAAATATCTCGAAGGACTCGGCTATGAGTCCGTCGGCTTCGTCGACGATCACTTTCTGCTCCAGCCCAAACGCATCGAGGCGATCTGCAACGGGATCATGGAAGAAAAGCTCTCTATTCGATGGGGCATCGAGGGACGTGTGGATTCAGTGGCCCAACATCTGTTTCCGGCCATGGCGAAAGCCAATTGCGGCGCGATGATGTTTGGGATCGAGAGCGGCAGCCAGAAGATCCTCGATCGCTTGAAGAAGGAACAGACGCTGGATCAAGTCACGACCGCCGTCAAGAATGCGAAAAAGGCCGGCGTGGAGATCGTGCATGGATTTTTCACGGTGGGCAATCCTGACGAAACGATTGAAGATATGGAGGCGACGTTTGACTTCGCGTCAAAGCTTCCGCTCGATACGTTCGGGTTCAACCGGCTCTGCGTCTATCGAGGCACCCCCCTGTGGCAGGAATACGTAAAGCGCGGGTTGGTGAACGAAACCACGGATTGGTACAAATATTTTAAATGTTCGGAAATCGATCCGACCTGTCTCTCAGGCGAAACGATCAACCGCGTGCGACAGGACGGGATTAAAAAGCTCTTCGGCTATAAGCTCATCCATTATCCTCGCCAGACCTTTCAACTCCTCCGCCGCTTCTTTCGATATATGCCGATCGGAGATGTGCTCTATCTCCTCCTTAAGCCGTTCATGGGCCAGAAGAAAGGCGCCACCAAAGCCGAGGTGGTGTCCCGCTTGGTCGAGCACGCCGACATGAAAGATGCCGCAGCGCAGCTGACCCAGGTGGCGGATGACATGCTCCACAATGTGTTTGAAGCCTCTCGTCTCGAGCGATTGCGGATTCAGCAGGCCGCGGAAGGATCACGCGAACTGCCGATGATCCAACCCAGATAA
- a CDS encoding phosphate-starvation-inducible PsiE family protein, whose amino-acid sequence MMERAVSTVRHSSTNRWSFFEGVLGDRTIGMMEALDGFGYFTTGLSFLAISMVLFVRAWYVFAIAVGANAVSAVLGLVHDLLLVIILLELFRTTINFLKTKQITLEPFLYICVIASTRRILTTGAQVSYMEELTDVVFNRYLMDLGANVLVVVILIIGVYLSHRASPQAMNQGTETDSYTDLKGERAWSCAREIDGQLTRSKKECA is encoded by the coding sequence ATGATGGAGAGAGCAGTCTCAACAGTTAGGCATAGCTCGACCAACCGATGGTCGTTCTTCGAAGGGGTCCTGGGGGACCGGACGATCGGCATGATGGAAGCCCTTGACGGGTTTGGCTACTTCACGACCGGACTGAGTTTCTTAGCGATCAGCATGGTGCTGTTTGTCCGTGCCTGGTATGTCTTCGCGATCGCGGTGGGAGCGAACGCGGTTTCTGCCGTCCTCGGGCTGGTGCATGATCTCTTATTAGTCATCATTCTATTAGAGTTGTTCAGGACCACCATTAATTTTCTTAAGACCAAACAGATAACCCTGGAACCATTCTTGTATATCTGTGTGATTGCCTCGACCCGGCGTATTCTGACAACCGGAGCCCAAGTTTCGTATATGGAGGAACTGACCGATGTCGTGTTCAACCGCTATCTCATGGATCTTGGGGCGAATGTGCTCGTCGTGGTGATCTTAATTATCGGGGTGTATCTCTCGCATCGCGCTTCTCCGCAGGCCATGAATCAAGGAACTGAAACGGATTCTTACACTGATCTCAAAGGCGAGAGAGCGTGGTCCTGTGCCAGAGAGATCGACGGACAGCTCACCAGATCCAAGAAAGAATGCGCATGA
- the nuoI gene encoding NADH-quinone oxidoreductase subunit NuoI, with protein sequence MSLRERRAKCYRGFTAWIKLITFYEIAVGMKSTMSHLIHYKPITLQYPHEKRILPDNYRGMLALLRYDDGTEKCVGCDLCEAACPSRVIAVVSAEVPAEPTKRYAREYSMDMTRCLFCGLCVQACPVDALAMTKEYEWAVYDKRDLFLNKQQLLAIGDRTFQQREKRLEFQHPNLAVFNIASSNHPSKAC encoded by the coding sequence ATGAGTCTGAGAGAGCGACGTGCAAAGTGCTATCGCGGATTTACGGCTTGGATCAAGCTGATCACCTTCTATGAGATCGCCGTGGGAATGAAGTCCACCATGAGCCATCTCATTCACTACAAGCCGATCACTCTTCAGTATCCACATGAGAAGCGGATCTTGCCGGATAATTACCGTGGCATGTTGGCCTTGCTGCGTTATGACGATGGAACGGAGAAGTGCGTCGGGTGCGATCTCTGTGAAGCGGCTTGCCCCTCTCGCGTCATTGCCGTGGTGAGCGCCGAAGTGCCGGCGGAGCCGACGAAGCGATATGCGCGAGAGTATTCGATGGATATGACGCGGTGTTTGTTTTGCGGACTGTGCGTCCAAGCCTGTCCGGTCGATGCCCTTGCGATGACGAAGGAATATGAATGGGCGGTCTATGATAAGCGGGACTTGTTCCTCAATAAGCAACAGTTACTGGCGATTGGGGATCGTACGTTTCAGCAACGCGAAAAACGCCTAGAGTTCCAGCATCCGAATCTGGCGGTCTTCAATATCGCGTCATCGAATCATCCGTCCAAGGCTTGCTAG
- a CDS encoding Crp/Fnr family transcriptional regulator — protein MARIPTGFNLEAFLAKVGKGKTMLTSSKQQILFAQGDATDAVFYIQAGKVKVAVVSKQGKEAVVAILERGAFVGESCLVGQTVRTATATMIEDSHILRIDKSVMLRLLQEEPKFAESFMSYLLVHSIRVQEDLVDQLFNSSEKRLARALLLLAHFGKEGKPETVIAKISQETLAEMIGTTRSRVSFFMNKFRKLGFIDYKGGSRGNGKLHVHSSLLTVVLHD, from the coding sequence ATGGCACGCATACCGACGGGATTCAATCTGGAAGCATTCCTGGCGAAGGTCGGGAAGGGCAAAACGATGCTCACGTCTTCCAAGCAACAGATTCTCTTTGCCCAAGGGGATGCCACGGATGCGGTGTTCTATATCCAGGCAGGCAAGGTGAAGGTGGCCGTGGTCTCCAAACAGGGCAAGGAAGCCGTCGTGGCGATTCTAGAACGCGGTGCGTTTGTCGGAGAATCCTGTCTCGTCGGCCAAACGGTTCGGACGGCGACCGCGACGATGATCGAAGACTCCCATATTCTCCGTATCGACAAATCTGTGATGCTCCGCCTGCTGCAGGAAGAGCCGAAGTTTGCCGAGTCGTTCATGTCTTACTTACTCGTGCACTCGATCCGAGTCCAAGAAGATCTGGTGGATCAACTCTTCAATTCCAGCGAGAAACGGCTGGCGCGAGCGCTGTTGTTGTTGGCCCACTTTGGGAAAGAAGGTAAGCCGGAGACGGTGATTGCGAAGATCAGCCAGGAAACGTTGGCCGAGATGATCGGTACGACGCGATCACGCGTCAGCTTCTTCATGAATAAGTTCCGCAAGCTGGGGTTTATCGATTACAAAGGTGGATCGCGAGGAAATGGCAAACTCCACGTGCATAGTTCGCTCCTCACGGTCGTGCTCCACGACTAG
- a CDS encoding permease produces the protein MGEHNAVVAISNTQAEAETAMKELTHAGFPIKKLSIVGQGYRPAKHVEGYSSSVDCMKYGSTTISGIGPVLIAGPLLGWVLGAIEVPVVADGITAIGTALKSMGIPKDSVLSYETALRFNKFILLVHGTAEEVAHAQNIVQTKRARAIVDREARVVT, from the coding sequence ATGGGCGAGCACAATGCGGTTGTTGCCATTAGTAATACACAGGCCGAGGCCGAGACCGCCATGAAAGAGCTCACGCACGCGGGCTTCCCTATCAAGAAGCTCTCAATCGTCGGGCAGGGTTACCGTCCAGCCAAACATGTGGAAGGGTATTCCAGCTCCGTCGATTGCATGAAGTATGGCAGCACCACTATCTCGGGAATTGGCCCGGTCTTGATTGCGGGACCTCTCCTTGGGTGGGTCCTCGGTGCGATTGAGGTACCCGTGGTGGCCGACGGCATTACGGCGATAGGAACGGCGCTCAAAAGCATGGGGATCCCTAAAGACAGTGTCTTGAGCTACGAAACAGCGCTCAGGTTTAACAAGTTTATTCTGTTGGTCCACGGTACCGCGGAAGAGGTTGCGCATGCGCAAAACATCGTGCAGACGAAACGGGCTCGCGCGATCGTTGATCGAGAAGCGCGCGTGGTCACCTAG
- the hflK gene encoding FtsH protease activity modulator HflK yields the protein MVWDPNDPWSKKSDPLEAALKQAQTQLKDLFPPGGVKSLLPSGRARSLVMAGLLILLVWQSVFIVAPDEEGVVKRFGVPVRAAEPGPHFKIPFVETVLQPKVEKLYRVEVGFRTTQQGRQQMIPQEALMLTGDMNILGIEFIVQYKIKEARDFLFNVEDIHETIGKAAEASMREVVGKSKIDEALTTGKAVIQADTMTLLQAILDQYQSGVQVAAVQLQDVDPPEAVAAAFKDVTNAKEDREKLINQAQGYRNDIIPRAKGEAAERVNQARGFAQARLDRAQGEANRFLATLKEYSQAKDVISKRIYIETLEEILPNVEKVIIDGKGGERVIPYLPLDRLSRPAAKPLATLVPQPEVEEFRPELSPSLKPRSLQP from the coding sequence ATGGTCTGGGACCCCAATGATCCATGGAGCAAGAAGTCGGACCCGCTTGAAGCGGCGCTCAAGCAGGCTCAAACTCAACTGAAAGATCTCTTTCCACCCGGTGGAGTGAAGAGCCTTCTCCCTTCGGGCCGCGCGCGGAGTCTTGTTATGGCCGGTTTGCTGATTCTGTTGGTGTGGCAGAGCGTGTTCATCGTGGCTCCTGATGAGGAGGGGGTCGTGAAACGGTTCGGCGTACCGGTTCGGGCCGCAGAACCCGGTCCGCATTTCAAGATTCCCTTCGTCGAAACCGTCCTCCAGCCGAAGGTCGAGAAACTCTACCGTGTGGAAGTCGGCTTCCGCACCACCCAACAGGGACGCCAGCAGATGATCCCCCAGGAAGCGTTGATGCTGACCGGCGATATGAATATCCTCGGGATCGAGTTCATCGTCCAATATAAGATCAAAGAAGCCCGCGACTTTTTGTTCAACGTCGAGGATATCCATGAAACCATCGGGAAGGCGGCCGAAGCTTCGATGCGGGAAGTGGTCGGCAAGAGCAAGATCGACGAAGCCTTGACCACCGGCAAAGCCGTGATCCAAGCCGACACGATGACGTTACTCCAAGCGATTCTTGATCAGTACCAATCCGGCGTGCAAGTCGCGGCTGTACAACTTCAAGATGTCGATCCTCCGGAAGCGGTAGCGGCCGCCTTCAAAGACGTCACGAATGCCAAGGAAGACCGGGAAAAGCTGATCAACCAAGCCCAGGGGTACCGCAATGACATCATTCCCAGGGCAAAAGGTGAAGCGGCTGAACGGGTCAACCAAGCGAGGGGGTTTGCGCAGGCCCGCCTTGATCGTGCCCAGGGCGAGGCGAACCGCTTCCTCGCGACCTTGAAAGAGTACAGTCAGGCAAAGGATGTGATCAGCAAGCGAATCTATATCGAAACGCTGGAAGAGATTCTTCCCAACGTGGAGAAGGTGATTATCGACGGCAAGGGTGGCGAACGGGTGATACCATATCTTCCGCTAGATCGGCTCTCCCGGCCTGCTGCGAAACCCCTGGCCACGCTTGTTCCACAACCGGAGGTCGAGGAGTTCCGACCGGAGCTCTCCCCTTCGCTCAAACCGAGGAGCCTCCAACCATGA
- the hflC gene encoding protease modulator HflC, with protein MTKQGLVIAFLAVIVALFVLGASPLFVVDVIQTAIVVQLGKPVRNITEPGLYVKIPFVQEVTYFEKRLLDYDSNAQDVITQDKKTLLLDNFAKWRITDPLKVYQAFQSQRGALQRLNDIIYSELRVELGRHELLEIVSSTRADIMRVVTERSKEKASTYGIEIQDVRIKRADLPEQNEKAVFARMQAERERQAKQYRAEGAEEAQKIRSEAEKDREIILAQAYKESEELRGGGDAKAFRIYADAYKQDPKFFEFTRSMEAYKNVFKAGSMLVMSPDSEFFRYLKQR; from the coding sequence ATGACGAAGCAGGGACTCGTGATCGCATTCCTCGCCGTCATCGTCGCCTTATTCGTACTGGGCGCCTCACCGCTCTTCGTGGTCGATGTCATTCAGACTGCCATCGTCGTCCAACTTGGCAAGCCTGTCCGCAATATCACCGAACCAGGGCTGTACGTGAAGATTCCGTTCGTGCAGGAGGTCACGTACTTCGAGAAACGGTTGCTGGATTATGATTCGAACGCGCAGGACGTCATCACCCAGGACAAAAAGACCCTGCTGCTGGATAACTTCGCCAAATGGCGGATCACCGACCCGTTGAAAGTCTATCAGGCGTTCCAAAGCCAGCGCGGCGCGCTCCAACGGTTGAACGATATTATCTATTCCGAGCTGCGGGTCGAATTGGGCCGCCATGAGTTACTCGAGATCGTCTCGAGCACGCGGGCCGACATCATGCGGGTCGTCACCGAACGGTCCAAGGAAAAGGCTTCGACCTATGGCATTGAGATCCAGGATGTTCGAATCAAGCGGGCGGACCTACCGGAGCAGAACGAGAAAGCCGTGTTCGCACGGATGCAGGCGGAACGAGAGCGGCAAGCCAAACAGTATCGGGCCGAAGGTGCGGAAGAAGCGCAAAAAATTCGATCGGAAGCCGAAAAGGACCGAGAGATTATCCTCGCCCAAGCCTACAAAGAATCGGAAGAGCTGCGTGGCGGCGGCGATGCCAAGGCGTTTCGGATCTATGCCGATGCCTATAAGCAGGATCCAAAGTTCTTCGAGTTTACCCGGTCGATGGAAGCCTATAAAAATGTCTTCAAAGCCGGGTCGATGCTGGTGATGAGCCCGGACTCGGAATTCTTTCGCTACTTAAAGCAACGCTAG
- a CDS encoding ferritin-like domain-containing protein: MQPLLGVRHHESTNGARTRGGQAKAERMIKLLNDALAGEMINILCYRSRYVMTAGICSRHRQAQFLEYVAEKRADVDQLAERIVQLGGRPDVSPERLISRTYAEYVEVDSVGRTLAVDLFAERIAIERYREMIVSLGAEDLTTQQILEMMLAAKDARAESLVSLVRDCTSEREMYGTASPSAVCAQRWVQKEDL, translated from the coding sequence ATGCAACCATTGCTGGGTGTCAGACATCACGAGAGTACAAACGGCGCGAGGACCAGAGGTGGTCAGGCCAAGGCGGAGCGCATGATCAAGCTGCTGAATGACGCGCTGGCTGGAGAGATGATCAACATCCTCTGCTATCGGTCTCGGTACGTCATGACCGCCGGGATCTGTTCTCGCCACAGGCAGGCGCAGTTTCTCGAGTATGTAGCTGAGAAGCGGGCCGATGTCGATCAATTGGCGGAACGTATTGTCCAGCTTGGAGGCAGGCCGGATGTGTCCCCTGAGCGGCTGATAAGCCGGACTTATGCTGAGTATGTGGAAGTGGACTCAGTAGGGAGGACGCTCGCGGTCGATCTGTTCGCCGAACGGATTGCGATCGAGCGCTACCGCGAAATGATCGTCTCTCTTGGCGCCGAGGATCTGACGACTCAGCAGATCCTGGAAATGATGCTGGCCGCAAAAGACGCGCGTGCAGAGAGCCTGGTCAGTCTTGTCAGGGATTGCACTTCCGAGAGAGAGATGTACGGTACCGCGTCGCCTAGTGCGGTATGTGCACAACGCTGGGTGCAGAAGGAGGACCTATGA